One genomic region from Leptolyngbyaceae cyanobacterium JSC-12 encodes:
- a CDS encoding putative ATPase (IMG reference gene:2510097991~PFAM: Domain of unknown function DUF87), giving the protein MKQPRTSAAPPTATTSVTIIGTVKGPGETGNQYVFITADNRYVKIGEFVYYEVQEVGKPVQILGKISGRKLIDHLPDRIFADTEISPDAIASLIGFTYTNPEIYEVTVDVIGYFDPALGFMNPRKTPDPGAKVFLADNAMLKRVLNKKQPGEIGAAHVGALLLRDAGAVPISLDVKELVSTHMAILAGTGSGKSYTAGVLVEELLLPHNRAAVLIFDPHGEYSTLAEMQGHPAFQTEDGYSPTVKVLTPEDIRIRISSLDYADILTLLPEMSDRQQSILNKAYALVRKHRGGEYRWDVHDLIAAVYEADTQTDEEGNEKAGSSAPALEWKLERLQRSPYFHPFQHLAPSDLFEPGQVTVLQMNEISQEEQQVICAAVLRQANNARMDSQKERIGPNDENYLPYPIFILLEEAHRFAPAHEPSRCKAVIRTILSEGRKFGLGVGLITQRPGKLDSDVLSQCMSQFIMRIVNPVDQESLKYGVEAAGRDLLKELPALTKGQIIIAGACVNTPVLCKVRTRLTRHGGETLNAPELWQNYFSAHHVQERKIEQAPMAARTRSQSIRGVSIE; this is encoded by the coding sequence ATGAAACAACCCCGCACTTCTGCCGCACCCCCAACGGCTACAACTTCAGTAACGATCATCGGCACCGTGAAAGGTCCGGGTGAAACCGGAAACCAGTATGTGTTCATCACGGCAGACAATCGTTATGTCAAAATTGGCGAATTTGTTTACTACGAAGTGCAGGAAGTCGGGAAGCCAGTACAAATTTTGGGTAAGATTTCGGGTCGCAAGTTGATTGATCATTTGCCTGATCGCATCTTTGCTGATACCGAAATTAGCCCGGATGCGATCGCCTCTCTGATTGGCTTCACTTATACCAATCCAGAGATTTACGAAGTTACGGTAGATGTGATTGGTTATTTCGATCCTGCCCTTGGGTTCATGAACCCGCGCAAAACCCCAGACCCTGGGGCAAAGGTATTTTTAGCCGACAATGCCATGCTGAAACGGGTGCTGAACAAAAAGCAACCGGGCGAGATCGGAGCCGCCCATGTAGGAGCCTTGCTATTGCGCGATGCTGGAGCTGTTCCGATCTCGCTGGATGTGAAGGAACTGGTGAGTACGCACATGGCGATCCTTGCTGGAACTGGGTCGGGCAAGTCTTACACGGCGGGGGTGTTAGTGGAAGAACTGCTATTACCTCACAATCGCGCTGCGGTTCTGATTTTTGACCCGCATGGGGAATACAGCACCCTCGCCGAAATGCAGGGACATCCTGCTTTTCAGACTGAGGATGGCTACTCGCCTACCGTCAAAGTGCTGACTCCAGAGGATATTCGCATTCGGATTTCATCACTGGATTATGCCGATATTCTCACGCTGCTGCCAGAGATGAGCGATCGCCAGCAATCGATTCTCAACAAAGCCTATGCCCTGGTGCGAAAACATCGGGGAGGTGAGTATCGCTGGGATGTGCATGACCTGATCGCCGCCGTTTATGAAGCCGATACCCAAACCGATGAAGAAGGAAACGAAAAGGCAGGTTCATCGGCTCCAGCACTGGAGTGGAAACTAGAACGGCTGCAGCGATCGCCCTACTTCCACCCGTTTCAGCATCTAGCTCCTAGCGATCTGTTTGAACCAGGGCAGGTCACCGTTCTGCAAATGAACGAAATCAGCCAGGAAGAACAGCAAGTTATCTGTGCGGCAGTACTGCGGCAGGCAAACAACGCTCGCATGGATAGCCAGAAAGAACGCATTGGTCCCAATGACGAAAACTATTTGCCCTACCCCATCTTCATCTTGCTAGAAGAAGCTCACCGCTTCGCTCCGGCGCACGAACCTTCTCGTTGCAAAGCCGTGATCCGCACCATCCTCAGTGAAGGACGCAAGTTTGGCTTGGGTGTGGGGCTAATTACCCAACGTCCTGGCAAACTCGACTCAGATGTGTTGTCTCAATGCATGAGCCAGTTCATCATGCGAATCGTCAACCCCGTCGATCAGGAAAGCCTCAAGTACGGTGTAGAAGCGGCAGGGCGAGATTTACTGAAAGAACTGCCCGCCCTGACCAAAGGGCAAATTATCATTGCTGGAGCCTGTGTCAACACCCCTGTTTTGTGCAAAGTCCGCACTCGCTTAACCAGACACGGCGGCGAAACCCTCAACGCTCCTGAACTCTGGCAAAACTACTTCAGTGCTCATCATGTGCAAGAACGCAAAATTGAACAAGCTCCCATGGCAGCGAGAACACGATCGCAATCCATCCGCGGCGTTTCTATTGAATAG
- a CDS encoding filamentous hemagglutinin family N-terminal domain protein (IMG reference gene:2510097989~PFAM: haemagglutination activity domain~TIGRFAM: filamentous hemagglutinin family N-terminal domain): protein MKAIAPWLWLLGLISAPLGPLTSANAQIIPDSTLPINSSVTPGCTVCTIDGGTTRNNHLFHSFREFSIPTGGVAWFNNSPQIQTILTRVTGRSLSNIDGLIRANGTANLFLLNPNGIVFGANARLQIGGSFVASTASSFQFPDGSEFSATNPQVPPLLTVNLTPGLQYGKPVGDLQQAGNLTVPAGQSLTLVGNTVIHTGTLTAAGGTVQVLGDRVALLAPTVIDVSSPTGGGTVRIGGNFKGQGTLPTATATYVGVGTMINADATAPSANGGEIVLWANNSLKAYGTLSAQAISGNGGLVETSSANVLDVGGIQVNAAAGNGKGGTWLIDPRNVLIQNSPTTTGSFSGTNPDLFTPTGNDTIISTADIEARLNAGTNVIITTGTTGTQDGNITVLDSITKTVFTPPANLTLEAANDIIVAPGVAISALFVPSSFGPLNVTLTADSDRSGSGNVNIFGRIFTNAGSVNISGQSVLLDQAQVESGSTSFLDNGASSGAISITANTLTLQNSSRINASDYGTQTSPGIDIQLSSSLSLVGNSSITSDERGAGTSAPITITLRNPDSIARLDSSEIETVTYGQGNAGAVSVSAGSIVLSGSPARRSFIQSGSSGNGAAGAVAVTATTGSVIANYSGVLSGSRGRGDAGAIAITAADTVAFSNGNIDSRSLGTEGGSLQMSARRIVLDDTFVRTSGFGREDSGTILFRGSESIDLLNASRVSTTTFGSGNAGAIRLETARLRVDNSTVTSETYNAGNAGAITVLADTAAIANNSNIRSTVSQGIGTPPTTGNGQIISINTRILAITDSNVSAATFSVGNAGGIVLQTENLFATNSTISTAVDEGALGQGGKVEVQTRDLTLVSGAQISASTAGTGRAGDVDVRATGTVNITGENTGIFASTRDTIVDDFTGTGIAAIETSDAGQLLPTAQNLTLQPGTFVTQISGILDGSNDVDLYQIFLADGATFSASTVNGSTIDTQLFLFRTDGRGVYANDDADTGFTLQSTLPANNPLTPRFAGPYYLAISSFNNDPVSTGLMFESGGGTVGTTLEGFLEPLSDWTNLGFGSPGSYTIFLTGTGVAVPNRVLQASGDGGDITVRANTLIVQNNAQLAASTTGQGNAGSIQVTANTFVANTGGQLLTTTSGSGRAGDITVNANNQVQLTNSGTGLFANTSNGPGGTITVNTSQFQLGDGATLNATTSASNAGGNITISGYQFTATTGGQILTTTTGTGKAGDITVNFRDRVFLADPGTGLFANTNGGLGGAIAVNAPTVQVTNGAVLNAATGGISPGGNVSVNTQSFEAASGGRLLTTTSGNGQAGDITVNSRDLILLSGSGTGLFANTTAGSSGNGGNITANAQTIAIRDSAQLAVDSQGNGQGGSVRVQANTLTLDRRGVISAETTSNQGGNITLQVSDLLLLRRNSLISTTAGTAQAGGDGGNIQITAPFIIGVLAENSDITANAFSGRGGNVTITANAIYGLQLQPRLTPFSDITASSQLGISGTITLNTLNIDPNRGLAALPGNFVDSSNQIAATCAPGGKLGRRGNEFVITGRGGLPIPPEESFSGSDRPLVTLTELVGEAEGGSGENVRFLIGTSRLEKSGGRRQELEATRDESGYRVGSPATPSLHHSIPHLPSPISPPPPILSPLMEAQSWAIAPDGTIYLLSNTSTTMPYSNWQPSVNCPNF, encoded by the coding sequence ATGAAAGCGATCGCCCCCTGGTTATGGTTACTTGGTCTGATCTCCGCTCCGCTTGGCCCCTTAACGTCTGCCAATGCCCAAATTATTCCAGATAGTACCCTTCCTATAAACTCCAGCGTTACGCCAGGATGTACAGTCTGCACAATCGACGGAGGCACAACTCGCAACAATCATTTGTTCCATAGCTTTCGCGAGTTCTCCATTCCGACTGGTGGTGTAGCCTGGTTCAACAACTCTCCCCAAATTCAAACTATCCTCACACGGGTTACAGGTCGCTCCCTTTCCAACATTGATGGGCTGATTCGGGCAAATGGGACGGCAAACCTGTTTTTGCTCAACCCCAATGGCATTGTCTTTGGGGCTAATGCCCGCTTGCAAATTGGCGGGTCATTTGTTGCCAGCACTGCCAGCAGTTTTCAGTTTCCCGATGGCAGCGAGTTTAGCGCCACCAATCCTCAAGTACCGCCACTATTGACGGTTAACCTCACCCCTGGTTTGCAGTATGGCAAGCCTGTGGGTGACCTTCAGCAAGCTGGAAATCTCACGGTTCCCGCCGGACAGAGCCTGACCCTGGTCGGCAATACGGTGATCCATACAGGCACGCTCACCGCAGCGGGCGGAACGGTGCAGGTGTTAGGCGATCGCGTGGCGCTGCTTGCCCCCACTGTGATTGATGTCTCCAGTCCTACAGGCGGGGGCACTGTAAGAATTGGTGGAAATTTTAAGGGACAAGGAACTTTGCCTACTGCCACTGCCACTTATGTTGGAGTAGGCACCATGATCAATGCCGATGCCACGGCGCCCTCAGCCAACGGCGGTGAGATCGTGCTGTGGGCAAACAATTCCTTGAAAGCCTATGGCACCCTGAGCGCGCAAGCCATTTCAGGTAATGGTGGTTTGGTTGAAACGTCCAGTGCGAATGTTCTAGATGTAGGTGGGATTCAGGTCAACGCCGCAGCCGGAAACGGTAAGGGCGGCACCTGGCTGATCGATCCACGCAACGTTTTGATTCAAAATAGCCCCACCACTACTGGCAGTTTCAGCGGCACCAATCCTGACCTGTTCACTCCCACAGGCAACGACACGATCATTTCCACCGCAGACATTGAAGCTCGCCTCAATGCCGGAACTAACGTCATCATCACCACAGGCACCACAGGAACGCAGGATGGCAACATTACTGTTCTCGATTCCATTACAAAGACAGTATTTACGCCTCCTGCTAATCTGACGTTAGAAGCCGCGAATGACATCATCGTTGCCCCTGGGGTTGCTATCTCTGCCCTGTTTGTTCCTTCCTCATTTGGACCGCTCAATGTCACCTTAACGGCGGATAGCGATCGCTCTGGCAGTGGCAACGTCAATATCTTCGGCAGGATCTTCACCAATGCAGGTTCCGTGAATATTTCGGGACAGTCTGTGTTGCTTGACCAGGCACAAGTTGAGTCTGGATCAACCAGCTTTCTAGATAACGGGGCAAGTTCTGGAGCAATCTCTATCACAGCTAATACATTGACGCTGCAAAATAGTAGCCGCATCAATGCTTCTGACTATGGCACTCAAACAAGTCCGGGCATTGATATTCAACTCAGTTCAAGCCTGTCTCTGGTCGGTAACAGTTCAATTACTAGCGATGAAAGGGGGGCTGGAACCTCCGCACCAATCACCATCACTCTGCGAAACCCAGACAGTATTGCAAGACTGGATTCTAGCGAAATTGAAACCGTTACATACGGACAAGGAAATGCCGGAGCAGTCTCAGTCTCGGCCGGATCAATTGTGCTGTCAGGCAGTCCCGCTCGTCGCAGTTTCATTCAAAGCGGCAGTAGTGGCAATGGTGCGGCAGGGGCAGTTGCAGTTACAGCAACAACGGGTTCGGTGATCGCTAACTACAGTGGTGTCTTGAGTGGGAGTCGAGGCAGGGGCGATGCTGGAGCGATCGCCATTACCGCAGCAGATACAGTTGCGTTCTCGAATGGCAATATTGACAGCCGCAGTTTGGGCACTGAGGGCGGCAGTTTGCAAATGAGCGCTCGCCGCATTGTGCTGGATGATACCTTTGTTCGCACATCTGGGTTTGGGCGAGAAGATTCAGGAACAATACTGTTTCGAGGCAGCGAATCGATTGACTTGTTGAATGCTAGCCGGGTGTCAACTACTACCTTTGGCAGCGGCAATGCCGGGGCGATTCGGCTAGAAACGGCTCGTTTGCGAGTAGATAACAGCACCGTCACCTCAGAAACTTACAATGCTGGCAATGCGGGAGCGATTACAGTCCTGGCAGATACAGCAGCGATCGCCAACAACAGCAACATCCGCAGCACCGTGTCTCAGGGCATTGGCACACCCCCTACAACCGGCAACGGGCAAATCATCTCCATCAACACCCGCATCCTTGCCATCACAGACTCTAATGTTTCGGCAGCAACGTTTTCAGTGGGTAACGCTGGCGGAATTGTGCTGCAAACCGAGAATTTATTCGCTACCAACAGTACCATTTCAACTGCCGTGGATGAAGGGGCACTGGGACAAGGTGGCAAGGTGGAGGTGCAAACCCGCGACCTGACATTGGTTAGCGGTGCCCAAATTAGCGCCAGTACGGCTGGAACAGGGCGAGCTGGAGACGTGGATGTGAGAGCAACTGGCACTGTCAACATTACAGGCGAAAATACCGGAATCTTTGCCAGCACTCGTGACACAATTGTTGACGACTTCACAGGTACAGGAATTGCCGCTATCGAAACGAGCGATGCCGGACAACTGTTACCCACTGCCCAAAACCTCACCCTGCAACCTGGAACCTTCGTCACTCAAATTTCCGGCATCCTCGACGGCAGCAACGATGTTGATCTTTACCAGATTTTTCTGGCAGATGGAGCCACCTTTTCTGCCAGCACCGTGAACGGCTCAACCATTGACACCCAATTGTTTCTCTTCCGTACCGATGGCAGAGGGGTCTATGCTAATGACGACGCAGACACAGGCTTTACCCTGCAATCCACCCTACCTGCGAATAACCCCCTCACTCCCCGATTTGCAGGACCTTACTATCTGGCAATTTCCAGCTTTAACAACGATCCAGTCAGCACAGGGTTAATGTTTGAGTCAGGCGGCGGCACCGTTGGCACTACCCTCGAAGGCTTCCTAGAACCCCTGAGCGACTGGACTAATTTGGGCTTTGGCAGCCCTGGCAGTTACACCATTTTTCTTACAGGTACGGGCGTTGCAGTGCCCAACCGAGTGTTGCAGGCAAGCGGTGATGGCGGCGACATTACTGTGCGGGCAAACACCCTAATTGTGCAAAACAACGCCCAACTCGCTGCCTCCACAACAGGACAGGGGAATGCTGGCAGCATACAGGTTACCGCCAACACTTTTGTCGCCAACACCGGTGGGCAACTTCTCACAACAACTTCTGGCAGTGGCAGAGCAGGCGATATTACTGTCAATGCTAACAATCAGGTGCAGCTTACGAATTCTGGCACTGGACTCTTTGCCAATACTAGCAACGGACCTGGCGGCACCATCACAGTCAATACGAGCCAATTCCAACTTGGAGACGGGGCAACGTTGAATGCTACTACCTCTGCTAGTAATGCAGGCGGTAACATTACGATCTCAGGCTACCAATTTACAGCCACGACAGGTGGGCAAATTCTCACAACCACTACGGGCACAGGCAAAGCAGGGGATATCACAGTGAACTTCCGGGATCGCGTTTTCCTCGCTGATCCTGGAACGGGTTTATTCGCCAATACCAATGGAGGTCTGGGTGGGGCGATCGCCGTCAATGCTCCCACAGTTCAAGTTACCAACGGAGCAGTGCTCAATGCAGCGACTGGTGGCATTAGTCCCGGTGGCAATGTGAGCGTAAATACGCAAAGCTTTGAAGCAGCATCAGGCGGGCGGCTATTAACAACAACCTCTGGCAACGGTCAAGCAGGCGATATTACCGTGAATAGTCGCGATCTCATTCTGCTGTCTGGTTCCGGCACAGGCTTATTCGCCAACACTACTGCAGGCTCCAGTGGCAATGGTGGCAACATTACAGCCAATGCGCAAACAATTGCGATTCGAGACAGTGCCCAACTGGCAGTCGATAGTCAGGGTAACGGACAGGGCGGCAGTGTGCGGGTTCAAGCCAACACCCTCACCCTCGACAGGCGTGGCGTAATTTCTGCCGAAACCACCAGCAACCAGGGCGGTAACATTACATTGCAAGTGAGCGATCTCCTGTTACTGCGCCGCAACAGCCTGATTTCCACCACTGCTGGAACTGCTCAGGCTGGAGGCGATGGCGGCAACATTCAAATCACTGCTCCCTTCATCATTGGCGTTTTAGCGGAAAACAGCGATATCACTGCCAACGCCTTTAGTGGTCGGGGTGGCAACGTTACTATCACCGCCAACGCCATTTACGGCTTGCAACTGCAACCCCGCCTCACCCCCTTTAGCGACATTACTGCCAGTTCCCAACTTGGCATCAGCGGCACCATTACCCTCAACACTCTTAATATCGACCCAAACAGGGGATTAGCTGCCCTACCTGGTAATTTTGTTGATTCCTCCAACCAAATTGCTGCAACCTGTGCCCCTGGTGGCAAACTTGGACGACGCGGCAACGAATTTGTGATTACCGGGCGAGGCGGACTACCAATTCCTCCAGAAGAAAGTTTCAGTGGCAGCGATCGCCCGCTAGTAACGTTGACGGAATTAGTTGGGGAGGCAGAAGGCGGGAGTGGAGAAAATGTTAGATTCCTGATTGGAACTTCTAGATTGGAGAAGTCAGGGGGCAGAAGACAGGAGTTAGAAGCCACGAGAGATGAATCGGGGTATCGAGTAGGTTCCCCCGCTACTCCATCCCTCCATCACTCTATCCCCCATCTCCCATCTCCCATTTCTCCTCCCCCTCCTATCCTATCCCCGCTTATGGAAGCCCAAAGTTGGGCGATCGCTCCTGATGGCACCATCTACCTCCTGAGCAATACCTCAACTACCATGCCCTATTCAAATTGGCAGCCGTCTGTAAACTGCCCAAACTTTTAG
- a CDS encoding lysophospholipase (IMG reference gene:2510097992~PFAM: Secretory lipase) — MIGAAVTFLVKYHRAATPQIPSAFYTPPQPLPPGQLGSIIRKETLPSNLPEGAQAWRVMYRSTGLEGNPIAVTGTIVAPNGTSVKPRNIIAWAHGTTGIRPECGVSHTSDPYQQTPVIERMLAQGFVITITDYPGLGTPGVHPYMVGQVAAHSVLDSVRASRQIVEVSAGDKFVVWGASQGGNSALWTAQLAEAYAPELKLLGVAASAPATNLRKIAEFNLDKQAGGIFLGYVFAAWAAVYPGADLNAIIKPDERANFDRMIKPCFTAPAGFLPIIKTLRTPAQYLSVDILKTEPWNTLFEKNTPSGRIEVPIVIAHGTDDELIPVELSEAEAARRCKAGEDVQFARYPGSTHDAREDTAVYILGWVVDRFAGRPTPSNCPN, encoded by the coding sequence ATGATTGGTGCGGCTGTTACTTTCCTTGTCAAGTATCACCGAGCAGCCACTCCGCAAATTCCATCGGCGTTCTATACGCCACCCCAACCACTTCCACCGGGTCAGCTAGGAAGCATTATTCGTAAAGAAACGCTGCCTAGCAACCTACCTGAAGGGGCACAAGCTTGGCGAGTGATGTATCGATCAACTGGTCTTGAAGGAAACCCCATTGCGGTGACTGGCACCATTGTTGCCCCAAATGGAACGAGTGTTAAGCCCAGAAACATCATTGCCTGGGCACACGGTACAACTGGCATTCGACCAGAATGCGGTGTTAGTCACACTTCAGACCCTTACCAACAAACCCCAGTAATTGAACGAATGCTCGCTCAAGGATTTGTTATCACCATTACGGATTATCCAGGATTAGGAACTCCTGGTGTTCATCCCTATATGGTTGGGCAAGTCGCAGCGCATAGTGTGCTGGATTCGGTACGGGCATCTCGCCAAATTGTTGAGGTGAGCGCGGGGGATAAATTTGTGGTGTGGGGAGCGTCCCAAGGAGGCAATAGCGCCCTTTGGACTGCTCAACTAGCTGAAGCATATGCGCCTGAGCTAAAGCTGTTAGGTGTAGCTGCATCTGCTCCAGCGACTAATCTACGCAAGATTGCAGAGTTTAATTTGGACAAGCAAGCAGGGGGAATTTTCTTGGGATATGTCTTTGCAGCATGGGCTGCGGTTTATCCAGGGGCTGATCTGAATGCGATTATCAAACCGGATGAGCGCGCCAATTTCGATCGAATGATCAAACCGTGCTTTACAGCCCCAGCAGGATTCCTTCCCATCATCAAGACCTTACGGACACCCGCGCAATACCTGAGTGTGGATATTCTCAAGACCGAACCCTGGAATACCCTGTTCGAGAAAAATACCCCCAGCGGTCGGATAGAAGTTCCTATTGTGATTGCTCATGGTACCGACGATGAGCTCATTCCTGTGGAGTTAAGCGAAGCCGAGGCTGCCCGTCGTTGCAAGGCTGGCGAGGATGTACAGTTTGCTCGTTATCCGGGTTCAACGCATGATGCTCGCGAAGACACTGCGGTATATATTCTCGGCTGGGTGGTAGATCGTTTTGCCGGACGACCTACACCTTCAAACTGCCCGAACTAA
- a CDS encoding hypothetical protein (IMG reference gene:2510097994), which produces MRTVLILRIADSQSRWFSYAEDEYKIIHQSNWVLKRCPDIEAKQLLILADSPNVLPSPGYKAAQRQNAAAADRPSDPTSSFRPSAAMTCWAAATSKSIGLEPQHWYWVTIDSTYCRILLL; this is translated from the coding sequence ATGAGAACTGTTCTCATACTGAGAATTGCTGATTCTCAGTCAAGATGGTTTTCCTACGCAGAAGACGAGTATAAAATTATTCACCAATCTAACTGGGTTCTAAAAAGGTGTCCAGATATCGAGGCGAAGCAACTTTTGATACTCGCAGATAGCCCTAACGTACTGCCCTCACCGGGATATAAAGCAGCCCAACGGCAAAATGCAGCGGCGGCAGACAGACCCAGCGACCCCACAAGCAGTTTCCGTCCGTCCGCTGCCATGACGTGTTGGGCTGCTGCAACTAGCAAGAGTATTGGATTAGAACCCCAGCATTGGTACTGGGTCACTATCGATAGCACGTACTGTAGGATACTGCTTTTGTAA
- a CDS encoding GIY-YIG domain-containing protein, putative endonuclease (IMG reference gene:2510097993~PFAM: GIY-YIG catalytic domain), giving the protein MLQEFGTLPNLKLSERQRLPECSAIYFAIAHDQVLYVGLATNLRSRWQNHHRLPQLEAVNQRCEVKLFWLGCAQNQLNELERQYIEYYCPTLNQTKVPERQIVPSFQMLTLSLKKLNERVLGFGVCPANDKHLKTLILSYLADYRETRLATTTLRKTLQAITRKPDSLFRWTEDVRLRDGAHWRTRCNGIEIQLIPWFGERIMHNPSMYEVMAEKRFGAWTSIPMPEYEAMRQEVKAMSFVERLEMARDSEIGRKLFPLECDAQFRTVSGVEILCLTDHQLQTLLSKYPHLQKQYPTVRAIDSDPVPMLGF; this is encoded by the coding sequence GTGCTGCAAGAATTCGGTACGTTACCAAACCTGAAATTATCGGAGAGGCAAAGATTGCCTGAGTGTTCTGCAATTTACTTTGCGATCGCTCATGATCAAGTTCTTTATGTTGGGTTAGCAACAAATCTACGAAGTCGTTGGCAAAACCATCATCGTTTGCCACAGCTTGAGGCCGTCAATCAACGATGCGAAGTCAAGTTATTTTGGCTTGGTTGCGCTCAAAATCAGCTTAATGAGCTTGAGCGGCAGTACATTGAGTATTACTGTCCGACCTTAAACCAAACAAAAGTACCAGAGCGACAGATAGTTCCTAGCTTTCAGATGCTCACGCTGTCGCTGAAGAAATTGAACGAACGAGTACTTGGTTTTGGGGTATGTCCAGCCAATGACAAACACCTGAAAACACTGATCCTGAGTTACTTGGCTGATTACAGAGAGACACGACTTGCAACAACCACTCTTCGTAAGACCTTACAGGCGATTACAAGAAAGCCAGATAGTTTATTTAGATGGACAGAGGATGTTCGACTCAGAGATGGTGCTCATTGGCGGACAAGATGTAACGGCATCGAGATTCAGCTAATTCCCTGGTTTGGAGAACGCATTATGCACAATCCCAGTATGTATGAAGTTATGGCAGAGAAACGCTTTGGTGCATGGACTTCAATTCCTATGCCTGAGTACGAAGCTATGCGACAAGAAGTAAAAGCTATGTCCTTTGTAGAGAGGCTAGAGATGGCTCGTGACTCTGAGATTGGTCGAAAGCTATTTCCCTTGGAGTGTGACGCACAATTCCGTACTGTCAGTGGAGTTGAAATCCTTTGTTTAACTGACCATCAGCTACAAACTTTGCTCTCAAAATACCCACATTTACAAAAGCAGTATCCTACAGTACGTGCTATCGATAGTGACCCAGTACCAATGCTGGGGTTCTAA
- a CDS encoding transposase family protein (IMG reference gene:2510097990~PFAM: Transposase DDE domain) has protein sequence MNPPKVNEYDYINFLIAAQKAYSCTEAERVQPESDNAAAHDAITRLLHRLEPSTQQLWQEVQSQVRLHQGILVVDDSTLDKWYAKKMELVTRHWSGKHGRVVQGINLITLLWSEGDRHLPLDYRFYEKGVDGSTKNDHFRSMLETAKERGFAPRCVVFDSWYSSLENLKLIRDYGWIWLTRLKRNRQVNPDNTGNRPLHKVVLAATGTVLHLKGYGFIKVFKMVAPNGDIDYWATNDLGMGELQRLQFAEVGWAIEEYHRGLKQCCGVERAQVRSSRAQRNHVGLAIRAFLRLEVHMWTTGISWYEAKAAIVRDAIRSFLAAPRFILNPTA, from the coding sequence ATGAATCCACCCAAAGTCAACGAATACGACTACATCAACTTTCTGATTGCGGCGCAGAAGGCCTATAGCTGCACGGAAGCCGAACGAGTGCAACCGGAGTCTGATAATGCCGCTGCCCATGACGCAATTACTCGGTTGTTGCATCGACTGGAGCCATCGACTCAGCAGTTGTGGCAAGAAGTGCAGTCGCAAGTACGGTTGCACCAGGGAATTTTAGTGGTAGATGACTCAACGCTCGACAAGTGGTATGCCAAGAAGATGGAATTGGTGACTCGGCACTGGTCGGGCAAGCATGGACGGGTAGTGCAAGGCATCAACCTAATTACGCTGCTATGGAGTGAGGGAGACCGTCACCTTCCGTTGGACTATCGATTTTACGAAAAGGGTGTCGATGGCTCAACCAAAAACGACCACTTCCGCTCGATGCTTGAAACTGCCAAGGAACGAGGGTTTGCGCCCCGATGTGTGGTGTTTGATAGTTGGTACAGTAGCTTGGAGAACCTTAAGTTGATTCGAGATTATGGTTGGATTTGGTTGACTCGACTCAAGCGCAATCGGCAGGTCAACCCGGACAATACAGGCAATCGCCCTCTGCATAAGGTCGTGCTTGCGGCGACTGGCACGGTGCTCCATCTCAAAGGTTATGGGTTCATCAAAGTGTTCAAGATGGTTGCCCCAAACGGTGACATTGATTACTGGGCAACCAATGACCTGGGGATGGGTGAGCTACAACGGCTGCAATTTGCCGAGGTTGGTTGGGCAATTGAGGAGTACCATCGCGGACTCAAACAGTGCTGTGGCGTTGAACGGGCGCAGGTTCGCTCAAGTCGTGCCCAGCGCAATCATGTGGGTTTAGCCATTCGCGCTTTCCTGCGCTTAGAGGTGCACATGTGGACGACAGGTATCAGTTGGTACGAAGCGAAAGCGGCGATCGTCCGGGATGCCATTCGCTCCTTTTTAGCGGCTCCTCGTTTCATCCTCAATCCAACTGCGTAA